In Mytilus edulis chromosome 6, xbMytEdul2.2, whole genome shotgun sequence, the following proteins share a genomic window:
- the LOC139527915 gene encoding coiled-coil domain-containing protein 74B-like isoform X2, protein MIKQGVVQEKIADLSMNQLPPLSNLPQWSRINTLDRGRYPKPFVKDKHNPNVDGKKDEESEEDKDVTEMNPTQRIHHLERSIGFLKQQHQEVLRCLHEEIEALKKENKDLQFKIIMSQKNQQQSEKRSASTNSHKSRKEESRSRGGAGMDKEERIDELKIIFLEEEIKELKHALREARNRNTYLTNLLEQAEDVKKKQGQKIETLQYQVTQGGGPLAEQLTSGNITLFNNPQRPPALSECEAVIRHLQHVNEQQKHELDSLKSDLRDVLYSHKWTPDAYLLAKAYIAEDDAKEQDKTLPKLTLKNPSRKLPDIAYINHDSVVLPALKQTVGNKAAERRKRTQILQKARLRKEVLP, encoded by the exons ATGATCAAGCAAGGAGTTGTACAGGAAAAGATAGCTGATCTATCCATGAACCAGTTGCCACCACTCAGTAATCTACCGCAGTGGTCACGCATCAACACACTGGACAGAGGACGCTATCCAAAACCGTTTGTCAAG gacAAACACAATCCAAATGTGGATGGAAAGAAGGATGAAGAAAGTGAAGAGGATAAAGACGTAACAGAGATGAATCCGACTCAACGAATCCATCATCTAGAGAGGAGTATAGGGTTTCTTAAACAACAACATCAGGAAGTCCTTAGGTGTTTACATGAGGAAATAGAAGCACtgaaaaaggaaaacaaag ATCTCCAGTTTAAGATTATAATGAGTCAAAAGAATCAACAACAGTCAGAAAAGCGAAGTGCTAGTACTAATAGTCATAAAAGTCGGAAAGAAGAATCTCGTTCACGAGGTGGTGCTGGTATGGATAAAG AGGAAAGAATAGATGAGTTAAAGATTATATTTTTAGAAGAAGAAATTAAAGAATTAAAGCATGCATTACGAGAAGCAAGGAATCGTAATACTTATCTGACTAACTTATTAGAACAAGCAGAGGATGTTAAAAAGAAAca gGGTCAGAAGATAGAAACTTTACAATATCAGGTCACACAAGGGGGAGGACCATTAGCTGAACAATTAACTTCAGGGAACATAACTCTCTTCAATAATCCTCAGCGACCTCCAGCATTGTCAGAGTGTGAAGCTGTTATAAGACATCTTCAACATGTaaatgaacaacaaaaacatgag CTGGATTCTTTGAAGTCAGATCTGAGGGATGTTTTGTATTCTCACAAGTGGACACCTGATGCCTATCTCCTTGCCAAGGCCTATATAGCAGAAGACGACGCCAAAGAACAAGATAAAACACTACCTAAATTAACTCTTAAAAATCCGTCCAGAAAATT GCCAGATATAGCTTATATAAATCATGATTCTGTCGTCCTCCCAGCGCTAAAACAAACCGTAGGTAATAAAGCTGCCGAAAGGAGAAAGAGAACCCAGATTCTACAGAAAGCCAGATTACGAAAGGAGGTGTTACCATAA
- the LOC139527915 gene encoding coiled-coil domain-containing protein 74B-like isoform X1, with product MIKQGVVQEKIADLSMNQLPPLSNLPQWSRINTLDRGRYPKPFVKDKHNPNVDGKKDEESEEDKDVTEMNPTQRIHHLERSIGFLKQQHQEVLRCLHEEIEALKKENKDLQFKIIMSQKNQQQSEKRSASTNSHKSRKEESRSRGGAGMDKEYSSNSLISQTIEITSSAGRSREERIDELKIIFLEEEIKELKHALREARNRNTYLTNLLEQAEDVKKKQGQKIETLQYQVTQGGGPLAEQLTSGNITLFNNPQRPPALSECEAVIRHLQHVNEQQKHELDSLKSDLRDVLYSHKWTPDAYLLAKAYIAEDDAKEQDKTLPKLTLKNPSRKLPDIAYINHDSVVLPALKQTVGNKAAERRKRTQILQKARLRKEVLP from the exons ATGATCAAGCAAGGAGTTGTACAGGAAAAGATAGCTGATCTATCCATGAACCAGTTGCCACCACTCAGTAATCTACCGCAGTGGTCACGCATCAACACACTGGACAGAGGACGCTATCCAAAACCGTTTGTCAAG gacAAACACAATCCAAATGTGGATGGAAAGAAGGATGAAGAAAGTGAAGAGGATAAAGACGTAACAGAGATGAATCCGACTCAACGAATCCATCATCTAGAGAGGAGTATAGGGTTTCTTAAACAACAACATCAGGAAGTCCTTAGGTGTTTACATGAGGAAATAGAAGCACtgaaaaaggaaaacaaag ATCTCCAGTTTAAGATTATAATGAGTCAAAAGAATCAACAACAGTCAGAAAAGCGAAGTGCTAGTACTAATAGTCATAAAAGTCGGAAAGAAGAATCTCGTTCACGAGGTGGTGCTGGTATGGATAAAG AATATTCCTCAAATTCTCTGATCTCACAAACTATAGAAATAACTAGCTCTGCTGGACGATCTCGGG AGGAAAGAATAGATGAGTTAAAGATTATATTTTTAGAAGAAGAAATTAAAGAATTAAAGCATGCATTACGAGAAGCAAGGAATCGTAATACTTATCTGACTAACTTATTAGAACAAGCAGAGGATGTTAAAAAGAAAca gGGTCAGAAGATAGAAACTTTACAATATCAGGTCACACAAGGGGGAGGACCATTAGCTGAACAATTAACTTCAGGGAACATAACTCTCTTCAATAATCCTCAGCGACCTCCAGCATTGTCAGAGTGTGAAGCTGTTATAAGACATCTTCAACATGTaaatgaacaacaaaaacatgag CTGGATTCTTTGAAGTCAGATCTGAGGGATGTTTTGTATTCTCACAAGTGGACACCTGATGCCTATCTCCTTGCCAAGGCCTATATAGCAGAAGACGACGCCAAAGAACAAGATAAAACACTACCTAAATTAACTCTTAAAAATCCGTCCAGAAAATT GCCAGATATAGCTTATATAAATCATGATTCTGTCGTCCTCCCAGCGCTAAAACAAACCGTAGGTAATAAAGCTGCCGAAAGGAGAAAGAGAACCCAGATTCTACAGAAAGCCAGATTACGAAAGGAGGTGTTACCATAA